In bacterium YEK0313, one genomic interval encodes:
- the thiO gene encoding Glycine oxidase yields the protein MDVAPSSTRKPDISIIGAGIAGLWQALTFARAGYAVTLYERGDAGMAASTSHWAGGMLAPWCEREAAEDVIVALGSRSLALWRAALPDVALDGSLVVAHSRDRADFERFAAMTDHHRRLDAAALAALEPALEGRFREGLFFVGEGHVEPRRVMPVLRRLIAEAGAEIRFGAAREPGEIEGLAAEGWVIDCRGLAARDAAAPAPASGLRGVKGETVLVETGEITLSRPVRLLHPRWPLYVVPRAENRFLIGATTIETEGTGVSLRSALELMSAAYALHPAFAEARIVELGSALRPAFPDNRPRIARHGRIMSVNGLYRHGFLIAPALAELTLGLVAGPAAAPDILNAHPILEEVLA from the coding sequence ATGGACGTTGCACCGTCGTCGACGCGCAAGCCTGATATCAGCATCATCGGGGCCGGCATTGCCGGGCTCTGGCAGGCCTTGACCTTCGCCCGGGCCGGCTATGCCGTGACGCTCTACGAGCGCGGCGACGCCGGGATGGCGGCGAGCACCAGCCATTGGGCCGGCGGCATGCTGGCGCCCTGGTGCGAACGCGAGGCGGCCGAGGATGTCATCGTCGCCCTCGGCAGCCGGTCTCTCGCGCTCTGGCGCGCGGCGCTTCCCGACGTGGCGCTCGATGGTTCGCTGGTCGTCGCGCATAGCCGCGACCGCGCCGATTTCGAACGTTTCGCCGCGATGACCGACCATCACCGGCGCCTCGACGCAGCGGCTCTCGCCGCGCTCGAGCCGGCGCTCGAGGGCCGGTTCCGCGAAGGCCTGTTCTTTGTGGGGGAGGGCCATGTCGAACCGCGGCGCGTCATGCCCGTCCTGCGCCGCCTGATCGCGGAAGCCGGCGCCGAGATCCGGTTCGGCGCCGCGCGCGAGCCGGGGGAGATCGAAGGCCTCGCGGCCGAGGGCTGGGTGATCGACTGCCGGGGGCTCGCGGCGCGGGACGCAGCGGCGCCCGCGCCGGCTTCGGGCCTGCGCGGCGTCAAGGGCGAGACGGTCCTGGTCGAAACCGGCGAGATCACGCTGTCGCGGCCGGTCCGCCTGCTCCATCCGCGCTGGCCGCTCTACGTGGTGCCGCGGGCCGAGAACCGCTTCCTGATCGGCGCCACCACGATCGAGACTGAAGGCACCGGCGTTTCCTTGCGATCGGCCCTGGAACTGATGTCGGCGGCCTATGCGCTGCATCCCGCCTTCGCCGAGGCACGCATCGTCGAGCTCGGCTCCGCGCTGCGGCCGGCCTTTCCCGACAATCGTCCGCGCATTGCGCGCCATGGCCGTATCATGTCCGTCAACGGCCTCTACCGGCATGGTTTTCTCATCGCCCCGGCCTTGGCCGAGCTGACGCTGGGGCTCGTCGCGGGGCCAGCGGCCGCCCCTGACATCCTGAATGCGCATCCGATCCTCGAGGAGGTCCTGGCATGA
- the thiS gene encoding Sulfur carrier protein ThiS: protein MILIVNGERTETSAATLAVLLDELEFEHRHLAIAVNHEVVPRRAWAEAALKDGDEVEIITPRQGG from the coding sequence ATGATCCTGATCGTCAACGGCGAACGCACCGAGACATCGGCGGCGACGCTCGCCGTCCTGCTCGACGAGCTCGAATTCGAGCATCGGCACCTCGCGATCGCCGTCAACCACGAGGTCGTGCCGCGCCGGGCCTGGGCCGAGGCCGCGCTCAAGGACGGCGACGAGGTCGAGATCATCACGCCGCGCCAGGGAGGATGA